The segment GAAAGCACGTGTGTCTTCGACCTTTAGCTATGATTACCCATACACATATCCTACAGGAACCCCAAGCAGTAGAGAAACTTCCAAAAGTTTAATTGGATATTGACGGAAGGATAATGCAACATTACttaaatatttttttttgaattcCTTAGCACACAATAACCTATTGTTTTGAGTGATTTAGACGccaaatttaaaaaaaatcGCTCAGCCAAATAGATAAAGATGATATTTATTTTAGAGGAAGTATTGGGAATTACCAAACTGACAACGGGGAAAGAAGAGTTgagatttgttgtttaaaCTAAAACCAGGCTGCATCATCCAAGCACAGATAAATCTACAAGCGTGCCAAGACACTTGCCTTCACCCGGCAGCAGGAAACGACTATGTCACAATACAAACGGTCAATGTCGCAAATAAACGAAGAAGAATTATCTGCATTTGACCCGTATTCTAATCACCCTTCCACCACTTTATCACCGTTGACCACAGAATCTACATCGGGATCAGAGGACTCATTGTCGCGACATTCACTCCACCCGAAAACACTCCTCACCAGTTTTATCAACTCATTCAAACCATTTGATTATTCAACATTACCTCCAGTATACCTTGAGCATTTCCGTAAGTTAGATCAACGACAAGAAAATCAAGGAGATATTGAATATATACTGAGCTTGCAAGATAACAATGCAGATTCGCTACGACAGCGAAAGGGGGAAGGACCTGGAGCACATTTACACCCAGCACACCCTGATTTTGACTATTCAACATTTAGtcaacttgaaaaagatgcCATTATAACCTCCATGAGCCCGTTGAGTAAACGCTTACGTACGCGACATTTGACTTGGATATCACTTGGGGCTAGTATAGGGCTGGGATTGTTCATTACATCGGGTTCGTCACTAGCACATGCCGGCCCTTTGGGATTACTACTAGTGTGGACGTTTATTGGAAGTTTTACATTCACGACAATGGCAAGTTTATCTGAATTGGCGACTGCGTTCCCCGTAAGTGGTGCGTTTGTTACATTTCCTACattattcatcaacaagtCAGTGGGTTTTGCCATTGCTTGGAACTATGCACTTCAATGGTTAGTGACAATGCCATTACAActtgttgctgctgcaCTCAGTATTCAATATTGGAACAACCATCTCCATCCCGCTATATTTGTCACTATTTTCTATGTTGTCATTGtctttgtcaatttgtttgGTGTCAAGGGGtatggagaaattgaaagtttcTTGAGTTTGCTCAAGGTTATTGCTGTTATTGGATTTAATATATGTGGGATTATCATTGTTGCAGGTGGTGTACCGGGACAACCATATATTGGTGGAGCTAATTGGCACAAACCACAAGGTGGGCTTTTTAATGAACACTCACCGTTTAAAAACATGTGTTTTATCATTTCCAATGCGTCATTTGCATTTGCTGGAATAGAGTTGTTTGCATTGGCAGCTGTTGAATCAGCCACGCCGAAAACTTCAATTAATAAGTCAAGAAAGCAGATATTTTACCGAATCATTGtgttttatttgttgtCAATTGTCATGATTGGATTCCTCGTGCCTTACAAAAACTCCGAATTGAAAGGTTCAACTGATGGGATTATCGATACAAATACATCACCATTTGTTATTGCAATCAAGTTGGCAAATATCAATGCTTTACCTTCAATAATGAACGCAGTAGTTATTATAACGGTAATCTCCGTTGGAAATGCATCTGTATTTGCTTCTACTAGAGTTCTTAATGCTATTGGTGCTTTGGAGCAAGGACCCAAGTTTCTCAACTTCATCGATCGCAAAGGCCGACCTATGGGATGTCTTATAATACAGTTTGTTTGTGGTTTACTTGCATATCTCGTTTGTATACCTGGTTACTCAACAACATTGTCAATATTCCAGTGGTTATTAAGTTTAAGTGGGTTGAGTGCACTTTTCACCTACTTGGTGATTAACATATCACATCTCAGATTCCATGCTGCCTTAAGTCATCGTGCAAGAGTTGCTCGCGATGAACTACTTTATGTATCCTCGGATTGGATATCTTGGTATGGTATAATCACAATCGTTGTCACACTAGTGCTTCAATTTTGGGCCGCATTGTGGCCACCTGGAGGAGGCGTTGATGTGGTCTCgttctttcaaatttacTTGGGTGGGATAGTTTTGATTGCCAGTTATTTGGTTCATAAAGTTTATGATTACTGGTACAATGACGTCCCATTGACGAAATTGTGGTTGAGTGTTGAGGAAATCAATGTTGATATGGGCCGTAGGCAAGTTGACTTAGAAGCTgtaaaacaagaaattgctgAGCAAAGAAACATTTTAGAGAGTAAGCCCTGGTGGTTTAAAGTGTataatttcttttgctAAATGGATATTGTGGGAATACCAATTCGGTGGATCCAAACAAGACTATAACGGACTCTGTTGTTACACGCTAGTGGGTGAGAGACGTCTGATGACTAACACTTTTAATCGGGTATGATTAGACCAAATATAGTAAATACAAAATCTGGGGTCAGATATTATCGACGATATTTTTTAACCGATAATAGGGGGAACATTTAAACGTGTTTACTCCACCCCAAATTCGCCATCTTTCACTGCTAAATCAACCCGTCATTGCCTTCTTCTCCTCTTCCTGAGTGACGTAACTCAAATCTGTGTTTTGTGCTTCCACCTCTGAAAAAGAGAGTAGCAACAATCAACGTCACCCAAAAATGGTATTTGGACATTCTAAAACAAGCAAGTAATTTTCCTGAACCGGTTGACCGTAATGTGGAGTAAACATATTTAAACTTATGCTTTTCgatgagattgaaaacGTACCGTATACAATAGAGTTTCATATTGTTTACACTTCAGAATCTGATGACATTGAATTTTCTGCAGAAAGGCCGATATCGCTCTCACACCCCGCCCGCACAAAATGCCCTTCTGAAATTTGGGGTAAgctaaaaataaaaagttgACTTGCGTATGTGCCTACCGATCACACCCAACAGAACTTTGTAGaatggaaaagaaggataAGAGAATGAGTGTGATCAGTTGATATTGCGAGGAACTGGAGCTTGTTCGTTTGTTGGTGTCTACTCGCATAGTGTTTGTATCCTCCCCAACAGACATTTTGTAGTATTTGCCACTAACCAGGCCGTTGGGTATACGTTTACAAACTATTTACAAGGGCAATTATAAGTTCTGCAGTTCTGTTTTAAGATAGAAAGAGGGGCGGACGACAGAGTACTCTTTTGTGATTTAGTGTCTGAAtaattattattattatacTTTTTCGCTTTCGGAGTTGTGAAAAATAATAGTTTGATATCTTTTTACAACCGTATAACGTATTCCGTATCTACCTGAGCATCTGGACACAACCAGATTGCGACAACTACAAgatctcttcttttctatTGTAAATCAAAGTGTATTGAACTAAACCTATAAACCTAATAACCCCAAAAAATTATATCCCataaaaaaattcatcaaaattactcatgaaaagaaaaaccaGCTCTTATGAGAAATGAACCAACCATTTCCTGTAATTTATCTCAATCAATTCGTTATTCTTTGTTATTAGATCTGGAAATGTGTTGCAGTTGTGCTGTGAGCTAAAAGTCTTTAAGTTCTCGTTGCAGTATGGACATTGATACATTAGCGAATCATCAGTTGTTTGGCTATATTCATGTTCAAATTCGTCGTccatttggaaaatgtcTTCCAGGCTGTTGATTTCAACGTGATCCATTGTGCTAGTTGTGTTATGCTTTAGTAGTTTCTGATTGGTATAAAGTTGTGATTCTAGTGAATTAGTGAAGaattttgaagaatggaAAGTTTTTTGGTGGTATTCTTATCatctatatatatagtaGTTACAGATTGTAGTAACAGTAATAGTAGTTACACATGAAAGAAAAACTGTGtctgtttgtttttgttgtgtattacacaaaatgcaaaagaaacTGTGACTGTGActgtggtggtggttgtgACTAATGCATATTGAGTAATATTGTGAGTAATGCACGTGATACTGTGCAATTGTGGAAAAGACACACACTTATGCACACTCCTTTGTACATTCTCCACACATTCTAGATTCACAGTTTTTACATACACAGTTATAAGACACACACAGTCTGttttgttgctgctgtttTGATTCTAAAAGATTAAGCACTCATTGTGGTTGGGGTGATTGCAGCTGCAGTGGTGGCTTCCCACATTACAACATTCTGTTCTTTGCATAAAATGACTCACAGTTTGAACTCTATTTGTTGATAGTCCCCTTTGTATACCCTTACAACCTATTTCTTTATTGGCTCCCTCCATTTCTATCTCTTATCTACTATTTGAgggtttttttttttactttcCGTCGCTCCTTTATCTTACACGGAAATTAAAGTGCGAAGAGTCGGTATTGCTgacatttctttttttttccctTCCAGCCAGTGACGTATTTTCGCAGTATTTCCGTCGTAGCAATTAGAGAAACACCCGTATGAGCAAATTATATAGTTCGGGGGTAATGCCGAGAGGTTAAAGTCATGATTGGCCTATTTTGCAATTCTACAAGGGGAATGGATGAGTCACTCGTGGGAATAAAAGCTATGGATTCATTGATCCTTCTTTCCCATTGCCTCCTTTTGGCACATTCTCTCCGTTATCTTTTGTACTTGCGCTTAAATTCCACATttggagaaagaaaagataaGCAAAACAATCGAAAGAACCACGTGGAAATCGTGTTTACTTGGAAACGTGCGCAGTTTACCTAAACAACcccaaatttcaaattaccTATTTAGTAAAAGTTATCAACTGAAACAATTCAGACACAGTTTTGATTCGATTCCACCATCTTACGTCATTGTAGGGACATAAAGGAGATACGTCTGAGGGCTAAGAAGACCCTTCACGGTTTAGAACCGCAACTGTGGCTTTTCACTTTCAGACTGTGCCTTGTTAGTGATCAGTCCTGTAAGTGTAGTTTGTTATTACAAGGCTTTGGGTATTAAAATGCCTCGTTATTGCCAACTTTGAGTGAATCCAAAAACAAGGGGTAGTTCTCTATGCTGTCATTTATCCTAATCCGTGGCTTGTCTGTTGCTCAGtagagaaaaaaagaatccATATGCAGTTCCATCCCTTCCTCTTTGACATTTACGATTTACGACTCTAAAACACGACACAATTTTACTATTCCTACATATAAACCCACAAGTGTCTGGAATCTTTCTTGTGCAGTGGCGTTTCAAAGATTAGAGCGACTCGGGTGCCCATAATTCAGAACGGAATACGTGACGAAACTTCGGTGACAATCTCCTGAATTGTAAAGCTTTTCTGTATTATATCTTTTGGCTTTAACTTCCAtagtttattttttatcAAAGCTTGGGTCCTTAATTCAAGCAAAGCAGACGGATCGAACAACATTTGTTCCAATGTCAAAAGATTCTCAAAGAAACAGTTAGTTTCGCAACGGATCATTACAAAAGGTACGCTGTCTGAAAATGCACAGCCGATATAGTGTAGttttttttgcagcaaACTGGACTGAAAAAAGAACTCCTTTCGaatcaaataattgaaACAATCCTTCATGTAAAGTAGATATATAGCCACAGGATGGCAGTGGGCTCGCACAAGGAGCTTAAATTCTACTGAGAGGAGAGCAAGCAACGGAAGAGCCGTTTTCTTTCCTCCGGAATGGAATCCGATGAAAGTCTCTTGTTGTTCTAGATCTATGAGTTATATACAGGAACACTAACCAAGAAACAACGTGTTAAAGAAAGAAAGGGGTAACATCCCTTAAGTTATGAAATGGTTCATTTTGAAGCAAGTGACCAGCAGTGAATAAAAAAATCTTTTCCTCTAGCTCCTCTACGAttaatttccaatttttaattttttatCGATAGAAAGTTATTAGAAacctgatttcaaaaaaagagaaatacTTAATAAACAATTCATGTCTATCCTTCAAGGTGAAAGTGTGGATTGTTGTTCAAGTGT is part of the Candida orthopsilosis Co 90-125, chromosome 2 draft sequence genome and harbors:
- a CDS encoding Aap1 amino acid permease; translation: MSQYKRSMSQINEEELSAFDPYSNHPSTTLSPLTTESTSGSEDSLSRHSLHPKTLLTSFINSFKPFDYSTLPPVYLEHFRKLDQRQENQGDIEYISSLQDNNADSLRQRKGEGPGAHLHPAHPDFDYSTFSQLEKDAIITSMSPLSKRLRTRHLTWISLGASIGSGLFITSGSSLAHAGPLGLLLVWTFIGSFTFTTMASLSELATAFPVSGAFVTFPTLFINKSVGFAIAWNYALQWLVTMPLQLVAAALSIQYWNNHLHPAIFVTIFYVVIVFVNLFGVKGYGEIESFLSLLKVIAVIGFNICGIIIVAGGVPGQPYIGGANWHKPQGGLFNEHSPFKNMCFIISNASFAFAGIELFALAAVESATPKTSINKSRKQIFYRIIVFYLLSIVMIGFLVPYKNSELKGSTDGIIDTNTSPFVIAIKLANINALPSIMNAVVIITVISVGNASVFASTRVLNAIGALEQGPKFLNFIDRKGRPMGCLIIQFVCGLLAYLVCIPGYSTTLSIFQWLLSLSGLSALFTYLVINISHLRFHAALSHRARVARDELLYVSSDWISWYGIITIVVTLVLQFWAALWPPGGGVDVVSFFQIYLGGIVLIASYLVHKVYDYWYNDVPLTKLWLSVEEINVDMGRRQVDLEAVKQEIAEQRNILESKPWWFKVYNFFC